In Elaeis guineensis isolate ETL-2024a chromosome 1, EG11, whole genome shotgun sequence, a genomic segment contains:
- the LOC140855814 gene encoding secreted RxLR effector protein 161-like, with product MALGHLFPLTLNRMWWVVNEYFGLNDILMVESLATRQDLLPKDITNNLLDVNNAFLHGVLDIPIYMHQPTSYIDATRPSHQKYVQDFLEKTNMLGAKGVFTPLSSSKTLTLYDGSRSIDTTPYRQLIGSLQYLSITHLEIAYTINKLAQFMYKPTVLHWNATKWVLCYLKHILTYDLHLKCTFDRRLLAFSDADWAGDHDDHRSTTAYIFYFDGNPIAWQSCKQKSIARSSTKAEYRAIASTTAEVTWV from the exons ATGGCACTTGGACACTTGTTCCCCCTAACCCTCAATAGAATGTGGTGGGTTGTAAATGAGTATTTTGGATTAAACGACATCCTGATGGTAGAATCCCTCGCTACAAGGCAAGACTTGTTGCCAAAGGATATAACCAACAACCTA CTGGACGTGAATAATGCATTCTTACATGGTGTTTTAGATATTCCTATCTACATGCATCAACCTACTAGTTATATAGATGCAACTCGCCCCTCTCAT CAAAAATATGTTCAAGATTTCTTAGAGAAAACTAACATGCTCGGCGCCAAGGGTGTCTTCACTCCACTTTCTTCCTCTAAAACTCTCACTTTATATGATGGTTCTAGGAGCATAGACACCACACCTTATAGACAATTAATTGGCAGCCTTCAATATCTTTCCATCACTCACCTAGAAATTGCTTATACTATCAACAAACTTGCTCAATTTATGTACAAACCAACTGTACTTCATTGGAATGCTACCAAATGGGTGCTCTGCTACCTCAAACACATCTTAACCTATGATCTTCATCTCAAATGCACTTTTGATAGGCGACTCCTTGCCTTCTCTGATGCTGATTGGGCTGGTGATCATGATGATCATCGTTCAACCACTGCTTACATTTTCTACTTTGATGGCAACCCTATTGCTTGGCAATCTTGCAAACAAAAATCTATTGCTCGATCATCCACTAAGGCTGAATATAGAGCTATAGCCTCTACTACAGCAGAAGTCACTTGGGTTTAA
- the LOC105032992 gene encoding uncharacterized protein, translating into MAYLNIHGSTNLLPSPPFNSCIYFSLSAETSTDITSLQRPASVGRPLDQVAKEDVSFVRVNDTTTFHHPDPLLKAERDGRESEGKKNCGRPSFLVLTLPPSVELLLAVTGDLKPTTPPPPPLLLLLHRRRCWRCLLPSSFSVPFFLSPNPQNPQSKLIPLEPITHLEIHPLLFGVRFASVGEIFQGKMRLPNLGSILTDSGDKRAYFCSFLLLGAVLGLAHLVGTPFFVSNKHVAKASKSLLAMAVGIKQKTVVDQIVEKFFSNNFTIMLFHYDDVVDEWRDLQWSDSALHVSKPCLISYYMEDGLPSFSYIQM; encoded by the exons CTTCTGCCTTCTCCTCCCTttaattcatgcatatatttctctTTGAGTGCAGAAACTTCCACCGACATCACCTCCCTCCAGCGGCCAGCCAGTGTCGGCCGACCATTAGATCAAGTCGCGAAGGAAGATGTATCTTTCGTTCGTGTGAACGACACCACCACGTTCCACCACCCTGACCCTCTTTTAAAGGCAGAGCGTGATGGCCGGGAAAGCGAAGGAAAGAAAAACTGTGGTCGTCCAAGTTTTCTAGTTCTCACTCTTCCTCCCTCGGTGGAGTTACTATTAGCAGTCACCGGGGACCTAAAACCCACCACCCCGCCACCACCTcctctcctccttctcctccACCGGCGCCGGTGCTGGCGCTGCCTTCTTCCCTCTTCGTTTTCTGTTCCCTTCTTCCTTTCTCCAAACCCCCAAAACCCCCAGTCGAAACTAATCCCTTTGGAACCTATAACCCATCTAGAAATTCATCCTCTCCTTTTTGGAGTTAGGTTTGCTTCTG TTGGGGAGATTTTCCAAGGAAAGATGAGGCTGCCTAATCTT GGTTCTATACTCACAGATAGTGGAGACAAGAGAGCATATTTTTGCAGCTTTCTTCTTTTGGGTGCTGTCCTTGGTTTAGCCCACCTTGTTGGGACTCCCTTTTTTGTTAGTAACAAA CATGTAGCAAAGGCATCTAAGAGCTTGTTGGCCATGGCAGTTGGAATAAAACAAAAAACAGTTGTGGATCAAATTGTTGAGAAG TTTTTCTCCAACAATTTCACTATAATGCTTTTCCATTATGATGATGTGGTGGATGAGTGGAGAGACTTACAATGGAGTGATAGTGCCTTACAT GTATCTAAACCATGTTTAATATCatattacatggaagatggtttgcCAAGCTTTTCTTATATCCAGATGTAG